The genomic interval TATGAGCGCGGTGACCGTCCCGGCGGTCAAGCGGGCGGTCCGTGAAATCGACGGCGACGCCGCCGCGACCCTCGCACGCGACGCCGTCGCGTGTGAGACCCGCGAGGCGGTCGCGGCCCTGCTGGAGTGAGCGGGTCAGCGCTTGTTCACATCGCGGGCCGCCTCCGCCTGCTCGCGGACCGACTCCAGGGTCGCCGTGGGGCTGGTCGCGGCGACGGCGGCGTTGACCGCGCCCTCCAGGACTGGCGCGTCGGCGATGACGGCGTCGACGCCGCTGAGTTCGATCGCCACCTCGGCGTTCATGACGGCGCTGCCTAGGTCGACCAGGACGACCACGCCGTCCCCGTCGTCGGCCGCCTCGATGGCGTCGGCGATGGCGTCCGCGACGGTCCCCAGACCCCCCTGGCCGTCGCCGCCGACGGGTTCGATCACCGTGTCCCCGCCCATCTCCGCCGCGACCTCTGCGATGCCCTCGGCGGCGGTCCGGCTGTGGGAGACGACGACGAGTCCGACCATCAGTCCTCCGCGGCCTCCTCCTCGGGGACCGTCGGCGAGGTGGCGTCGACCGCCTCGATCTCGGTGTCGAGTTCCGCCTGTGCGGCGGCCAGCAGTTCCTCCATGATGAACAGCGTGCTCGTCGCCCCCGGGTCCTGGTGGCCCACCGAGCGCCATCCGAGATACGACGCCCGGCCCTTCGCCGCACGGATCGGCACGGTAAACTCGACGCCGCGTTCGGCCGCGTCGACGGCCTTGGCCAGCGCCTCGGCGGGTGGGAGGTCGTCGACCTCGATTGACTTCTTGAACGTGTGGACCGCCGGCACCAGCGCGTCGACCATCGTCTTGTCGCCGACCGAGGCGTCGCCGCGGTCCTGGACTTTCTCCAGGTAGGTCTCGGCGAAGGCGACGGCCGTCTCGGCGGTGATCCCGTCGTCGAGCGCCGTGCTGGCGAACACCAGCGAGCCGCCGTACAGCGGCCCGGAGGCGCCGCCGACCTCCGACAGCAGCGTCTTGCCGGCGGTCTTGACCATCGTCGCCGGGTCCGGATCGTCGAGGTCGGCGACCGCGTCGGCCGCGGCCCGCCAGCCGCGCGCCATGTTCCCGCCGTGGTCGGCGTCGCCGATCGCGGAGTCCAGTTCGGTGAGGGCGCTCCGTTCGCGCTCGATCCGTGTCGCGATGCGTTCGATGGCGTCCAGGACGGCCGCCCGCTCTGTCGCTTCGTCTGCCATGTGGTACCATGGCTGTTCGGGGAGTAAACAGTTCCGACGGATTCATACCCGCGCTGGCGTACCTCCCGGCAGTGTCTCTCACGCTCCTCCACTACTCCGATGTCGAGACGGCACTCGACGACCCCCAGCAGTGTGCTCGGCTGGCCGGCGCGATCGACGCCCGCCGCGACGGTGACACCGTCGTCGTCGGCACCGGCGACAACACCGCGCCGGGCGCGCTCCCGCTGGCGACCGACGGGCGCGTGGCGCTGGAGTTCTTCGCGGCGGTCGCGCCCGATGTCGACACGTTCGGGAACCACGACTTCGACTTCGGCGTCGACACCGCTCGGGAACTGGCCGACGACGCGCCACAGACGTGGCTCTGTGCGAACGCGACCGTCGACGGCGAGCGGTTCGCCGACGCCGAGACGGTCCCACACACCGTCGTCGAGACCGACCAGTACCGGGTCGGTGTCGTCGGTGTCGCCCACCCCGAGACCGACGAGATCAACCCCGCCGCGGCGCCCGTCGACTTCGACGATCCGGTGCCGGCGATCCGGGAGTCGGCCGCCACGCTGCGCGAACGGGGCGTCGACTTCGTCGTCGTCGCCTCCCACTGCGGCGAGGGAGACGGCCGAATCGCCCGCGAGACCGACGCGGACGCCGTCCTGGGCGGGCACGTCCACGACGTGCACGTCGAGACGGTCGCGGACACCTTCGTCGTCCGGCCGGGCCGTGCCGCCCGGTACTTCTCGGAGGTTCGGCTGGGGCCGGACGCCGACGTGACCGTCCACGAGGTCGGCGACGGCCACTGCGACGACGCGCTGGCCGCGACACTTCGGGATCGCCTCGCCTCGACGGGGCTGGACGAGGTGGTCGCTACCGTCGCCGACCCGATCGAACTGACCGAGGAGGCGGTCACGGTCGCCGAGAGCAGGGCGGGGAACTTCGTCACCGACGCGCTCCGGTGGCGTGCCGGTGCCGACGTTGCGATCAGCCCCACGGGCGCGCTCCGCTCGGGCGACCCGCTGGCCGGGGACGTGACCGTCGCGGACCTGCTGGGTCTCGCCCCCTACCGGGACGACCTGACGCTGCTTTCCCTCTCCGGCCAGCGGCTACTCGCCGCCCTCGCCGCGGTCCCGGTCGGCGCGCACGCCGACTCGTTCCCCGCCCGGTTCTGTAGCCACGTCAGCGGCGCTCGCATCGTCTTCGACGACGCGGCCGGCGAACTCCGGTCGGCGACCGTCGGCGGCGAGCCGGTCGACCCCGACGCCACGTACACGCTTGCGGTCGCCGAGTACCTCGTCGAGACCGACCACGTCGTCGGCGTCTTCGGCCCGGAGGACATCGTCGACCGCTGTGGGATCGCCCGGGACGCGATCGTCGAGTACGCCCGCGAGGTTGGGATCGATCCCGCGGTCGACGGCCGGATCGAACGGCCGACCCTCGCGGAGCACTGACTCAGCGTTTCAGCGCCGGCGTGTCCGCGGGGTGAGAGAGCAGTTCCGTCAGTTCGTCGTCGACGGCACAGACGGTCACCGAACAGCCCATCATGTCGAGCGAGGTCATGTAGTCCCCGACCATGGCGTCCCACGTCTCGAGCCCGTGGTCGTCCATCAGTTGCTGGAGCTTCCGATTGACGATGAACAGCTCTGAGAGCGGCGTCCCGCCCATCCCGTTGACGATGGTGACGACCTCCTGGCCCTCGTCCAGATCGAGGTCGTCCAGGACCGCAGTAGTCAACTCCTCGGTGATCTCGTCGGCGGACATCATCCCGGTCCGCTCGACGCCGGGTTCGCCGTGGATGCCGATGCCGAGTTCGATCTCGTCCTCGCCGAGATCGAAGGTCGGTTCGCCCTTCTCCGGGGTGACACAGGAGGTCAGCGCCGTCCCCATCGTCCCGACGTTGTCGATCACTTTCTGGGCGACCCGCTGGACTTCTTCGAGGTCGTCGCCGCGGTGGGCGGCCGCGCCCGCTACTTTGTGGACGAGGATGGTCCCACAGACCCCCCGCCGGCCGGAGGTGTACAGCGAGTCCTCGACCGCTACGTCGTCGTCGACGACGACCTGGGCCACGTCGGCGCCCTCCATCTCGACCATCTCGCCGGCGGTCTCGAAGTTCATCACGTCGCCCTCGTAGTTCTTGATGACCATGAGGACGCCCGAACCGCTGTCACAGGCCGCGACCAGTTCCTCCAGTTCGTCCGCGGTCGGCGAGGTGAACACCTCGCCGGCGGCCGCGCCGTCTAACATCCCCTCGCCCAGATAGCCCGCGTGTGTCGGTTCGTGGCCGCTGCCGCCGCCGCTGACGACGCCGACCTTCCCGTCGACCGGCGCGTCCGCGCGGACCAGGACCCCGGTGTCGGGTAATCGGCGCAGACGGTCGGGATAGGCCGCGACCATTCCGTCGAGCATCTCGTCGACCACGTCGTCCGGGTCGTTGATGAGTTTCTTCATGGTACATGATGACAATAGTCGCAGACGCTGATAAAGCTAGCTTCGCTGATGTGTCGGTGACGGAGCGGCCGGTCAGCCGAACGCGGCAGCGACGCGTTCGACCCGGTGTTCGTCGACCGGGTTCGTCGTCACGCCGTCGGTCTTGAGGGCCGTCCCGACGACGGCGCCGTCGGCGAGTGCCAGCAGGTCCGGGGCTGTCTCGGCCGTGACCCCGCTGCCGACGAACACCGGGACCGACGGGTCGACGGCGTCCCGGGCCTCGACGACCGCGGCCAGTGTCGACTCGTCGGTCGCCTCTCCGGTGCCCGGCCCCGAGACGACCAGGCCGTCCGCGTGCCCGCGCTCGACGGTGTCGGCGACCTGCTGTGCCAGCGACTGCTCGCCCAGCGGCGCCGAGTGTTTGACCGCCACGTCCGCGAGGACGGCCGCGTCGGCGTCGATCCGCTCTCGCAACCGCATCGTCTCGGCGGCCGCCCCCTCGATCACCCCCTGGTCGGTCACCCGGGCACCGGTGTGGACGTTGACCCGGACGAACCGGCTGCCGGTCGCCGCTGCGACCGACAGCGCCGCTGTGGCGTCGTTCCGGAGGACGTTGACGCCCACCGGGAGATCCACCGCACGCGTGACCGACTGGGTGGCCGCGGTCACGTCGGCGACGACGTGTGCCGGCACCTCGTCGGTGTAGAAGGGTGTATCGCCGTAGTTCTCGACGATCAGGGCGTCGGCGCCGCCCCGTTCGAGCGCCCGTGCGTCGGCGACGGCCCGCTCTCGGATGTCGGCCCGGGACCCGCCGTCGTCCGGTGCGCCGGGCAACGCCGGCAGGTGGACCATCCCGACCAGCGGCGTCGCCGTCCCGAACAGTTCCTCGGTGTCCATGCGGCGGTGTTCGCGTTCGGGGATGAAAACGTCGTGGTCGGCACGAAACGGACTGTCACCTACCGGTGCGACCGCGGCGACCGATTTATCAGTCAGGCTGGACAAAGAGGTCACGTGAACGACGACGGAGCGTCCGGCCGCTCGGTCCTCGGGACCGTCGGCCGCGGTGTCAAGGTCGTGCTCTCGCTCCCGGTGCTCGCGTTCGTCGTGGGTCTCCCGGCGCTGTTTTTCGGCATCGTCTGGTTCTTGCTGTTCGCGTTCGTAGAGGCGCAGTTCGGGCTCCCAGTCGTCACCCTCGGGCTGGCGGCGGCGGTCGGCGTCCAGCCCGTCCAGAACGGCGTTCCAGTGCTCTACCCCGCGGTGCTCGGGCTCGGGTCGGCGCTCGTGCTCGTCGCGTCGAGCGACGGCTCCGGGAGCGGGTCGGTGGGTGGGTCCCGGAGCCACACCCTCGGCGGTGGCGGCGACCGGGGCGGTGGTGGCCCGGACTAACTGGGGTGCCCGCCGACTGCGCCCCATTCGGTCGGCCCCGAACCCGCTGACCCCACGCCCGGGACGAGGCTGCTGCCATGGCGCCCGGAGCCGGTCGACACACGGTACCACGAACCACGCCACGACAGCGGGAGCCTACGCGTTCCAGTAGTCGGGCTCGTTGCCTTCGCGCCACTTGATCGAACAGCCCCGGGACGGCTTCTCTTCGGCAGTGATCTCCCCGCCGGAAAGCAGCGTCTCGACGTGGCCGGCCATCTCGCGGTCGGTCGGCTCGTCGTCGGGGCTGGTGGCGTCGTCCAGGCGACCGTGGTACGCGAGTCGGAAGACGCCGTCGTCGCTGGCAAAGAGGAACGGATCGGGGGTACAGCGGGCGCCGTAGGCCGCCGCGACCGACTGGGACTCGTCGAACAGGTAGGCGTCGTAGTCGATGGTGCCGTCGGCGACCAGCTCCTGCATCCGTTCGAAGGAGTCGTCGGGGTACTGTCCGGGGTCGTTGGCGCTGATGCCCACGACGGCGAGATCGTCGTACTCCGCGGCCAGGCGGTTGAGTTCGTCGAACTTCGCCTTGGCGTACGGACAGTGGTTGCAGGTGAACACGACCAGCAGGGCCTCGGCGTCGGCGAAGTCCGCGAGCGTGTGCGTCTCACCGTCGGTGCCGGGCAGTTCGAAGTCCGGTGCGGCGTCGCCGTGCTGGAGTACGTCTGACTCGGAGTCCATCGCGACCATTGTGGGTCGAGGTACGTGACTGAGCGACTAAAACCGCGTGGCTCCGTTCAGTCGCCCGGGTCGGGCGCCACGTCGAGGCGGGTCCGCCCGACCGCCAGGACGCCGGCGGTCAGGAGCGCCGCAAGCGCGCCGAGGCCGGCGACGACCCAGAAGGCGGCCTCGACGCCGGCGCGTTCGACGACTGCTCCCAGGACCGGCGGCGCGACGGCTCCACCCCCGAGATACCGATGGTGAGCAGGCCGAAGTTCTTCCCCGCGGCGCCCTCTGGAGAGAAGGCGTCGGCCAGCGCCGCCCGGGCCGGGCGGCTGGCGTCGACGGTCGCGCTCAACACCAGGACCAGTGCGAGCGCGGCGAGGACGGGGAGTGTGCCCAGCGCCAGCAGCCCGGCGACGGCGACCAGCGCGACGTAGCCGCCGAGCAACACCGGCCCGGGGCTGTACCTGTCGGTCGCCCAGCCGCCGCCGAAGATCAGGACCGCGCCCGTGACGAGCATCGCCGAGACGGCGGCGTTGGCCGTCGCCTCCCCGAGGGGGTAGCCGCCGGTCAGGAGGCTCGCGGTGTACTGTTTGATCCCCCACCCGGCCATCGAGGAGACGAACCAGAGGACGGTGAGCGCGACGATCGGCGGCGCCGAGACCAGTTCGCGAAGTTCGCGCCGGGCGCGGACGAGCAGCGACTCGCCGCTGGGACCGTCGGTCGCCGTCGGCCCGGTAATCTCGTCGTCGACACGGGCGGCGAGGAGCCCGACGGCGACGACGGCGTAGACCGCACCGACGGCGGCGATCGCCCCGATGGCCAGCCGCCAGTCCAGCCCGAGGGCGCTGGCGGCGGCGACGGCCGCGGGCGGCACGGCGAACCCGACCGCGCCGGTGAACCCGTGGACGCTGTAGGCCCGGCCGCGGGTCGCCGGCGTCGTCGCGGCACCGATCAACGGGTAGTGTGCCGGGTGGTGGCCGGCGATGCCGACGCCCACGACGACGCTCGCGAGCAGGAGCTGTGCGTAGCTCCCGGCGGTGGCCGTCAGCGCCGCACCGGCCGCGCCGACGAACAACGAGAGCGCGAGCACCGGTGTTCGACCCCGCGAGTCGGAGACCGACCCGAGCGGTAACTGAAGCGCGGTCACGACGACACCGACGAGTCCCAGCGCGACGCCGAGCTGTGGGTCGGTGAGTCCCAGTTCGGCCTGGAGCGGCCCGAAGACGGGCGGCAACAGCATGAAGTAGGCGTGATTGACGACGTGGGACCCGCCGACGAGCCCGACGACCAGCCGTGACTGGGAGGTCGAGGCCACTGTAGTGGGCACTGACCGGGCGGCAGTGAAAACGGTCGCGGTTCGATCGTCGTGCGGTCAGTCCGCGTCCGCGCTGGACTCCGCGGTCTGGAGCTGTTTGACGACGGCGTCGTCGAACGCGGTCGCCGCCTGGTACACTTCGCCGTCGGTGTCGACGGAGAACGTCGCTTCCTCGCCCTCGGGGTCGTCTTTCTCCAGGAGGCCGATGTCGACGATGTCCTCCAGGGTCCCGTCGAGATACAGCGTCTTCAACGGGACGCCCGCGGCGTCGCTCAGTTCGGTCTTCGTGTACACTTCCTCGGGGTCGAGCCGGAGCGCAGCGTCGATGACAGCGGCCGACTCGTCGTGGCGCGCGACGTGTGCCCACCCGGAATCTGTGTCGGGTCGCTGGGTACCCTCGTCGTACATCGTCAGCGTGGTTGGACCCGACCACAGTAAAGCCTCCGTCGTCCTCGGCGGCTGTGTCCGCGCCGCCCCTGACAGCTATTCACACGACGGAGCAAGGCTTTTGTCCACCGCCGCGCGCGGTCTGTGTATGAGCAGCCGCCGAGAGATTCTCGAACTCCTCCGGGAGAACGCCCGGTACACGACGGAAGACATCGCGCACATGACCGGCGAGTCGGTCGACGATATCGAGTCGACCATCGAGGAACTCGAAGAGGCCGGCGTCGTCCGCGGCTACCAGGCTGTCGTCGACTGGAACGCCGTCGAGACCGACGAGGAGCGGGTCCGAGCGATCGTCGAACTCAACGTCACGCTCGATCGGGAGACCAGCTACGCCGACATCGCGAACCGGATCGCCAAGTTCCCCGAAGTGACTTCGCTGCGGCTGATCAGCGGTGACTACGACTTCGACATGGAGGTCGAGGGCGACTCCATGCGTGAAGTGTCACACTTCATCAGCAACAAGGTCGCGCCGATCCCCGAGATCACCCAGACGGTCACGCACTACGTGATGGACTCCTACAAGGAACAGGGGATGCGCTTCGACGATCACGACGACGACGAACGGCTCTCGGTCTCGCCATGACGTTCGAACCCTCCGCTCGCGTCGAGTCGGTGCCACCGTCGGGCATCCGGCGTTTCTTCGAACTGGCCGAGGAGATGGACGACATCATCTCGCTCGGGGTCGGCGAACCCGACTTCTCGGCGCCGTGGGCGGCCCGCGAGGCGGCGATCACGTCCCTGGAACAGGGCAAGACCGCCTACACGGCCAACCGCGGCAAGCGCGAACTCCG from Haloarcula pelagica carries:
- a CDS encoding Lrp/AsnC family transcriptional regulator encodes the protein MSSRREILELLRENARYTTEDIAHMTGESVDDIESTIEELEEAGVVRGYQAVVDWNAVETDEERVRAIVELNVTLDRETSYADIANRIAKFPEVTSLRLISGDYDFDMEVEGDSMREVSHFISNKVAPIPEITQTVTHYVMDSYKEQGMRFDDHDDDERLSVSP
- the dhaK gene encoding dihydroxyacetone kinase subunit DhaK, which gives rise to MKKLINDPDDVVDEMLDGMVAAYPDRLRRLPDTGVLVRADAPVDGKVGVVSGGGSGHEPTHAGYLGEGMLDGAAAGEVFTSPTADELEELVAACDSGSGVLMVIKNYEGDVMNFETAGEMVEMEGADVAQVVVDDDVAVEDSLYTSGRRGVCGTILVHKVAGAAAHRGDDLEEVQRVAQKVIDNVGTMGTALTSCVTPEKGEPTFDLGEDEIELGIGIHGEPGVERTGMMSADEITEELTTAVLDDLDLDEGQEVVTIVNGMGGTPLSELFIVNRKLQQLMDDHGLETWDAMVGDYMTSLDMMGCSVTVCAVDDELTELLSHPADTPALKR
- a CDS encoding bifunctional metallophosphatase/5'-nucleotidase; its protein translation is MSLTLLHYSDVETALDDPQQCARLAGAIDARRDGDTVVVGTGDNTAPGALPLATDGRVALEFFAAVAPDVDTFGNHDFDFGVDTARELADDAPQTWLCANATVDGERFADAETVPHTVVETDQYRVGVVGVAHPETDEINPAAAPVDFDDPVPAIRESAATLRERGVDFVVVASHCGEGDGRIARETDADAVLGGHVHDVHVETVADTFVVRPGRAARYFSEVRLGPDADVTVHEVGDGHCDDALAATLRDRLASTGLDEVVATVADPIELTEEAVTVAESRAGNFVTDALRWRAGADVAISPTGALRSGDPLAGDVTVADLLGLAPYRDDLTLLSLSGQRLLAALAAVPVGAHADSFPARFCSHVSGARIVFDDAAGELRSATVGGEPVDPDATYTLAVAEYLVETDHVVGVFGPEDIVDRCGIARDAIVEYAREVGIDPAVDGRIERPTLAEH
- the dhaM gene encoding dihydroxyacetone kinase phosphoryl donor subunit DhaM, encoding MVGLVVVSHSRTAAEGIAEVAAEMGGDTVIEPVGGDGQGGLGTVADAIADAIEAADDGDGVVVLVDLGSAVMNAEVAIELSGVDAVIADAPVLEGAVNAAVAATSPTATLESVREQAEAARDVNKR
- a CDS encoding thioredoxin family protein gives rise to the protein MVAMDSESDVLQHGDAAPDFELPGTDGETHTLADFADAEALLVVFTCNHCPYAKAKFDELNRLAAEYDDLAVVGISANDPGQYPDDSFERMQELVADGTIDYDAYLFDESQSVAAAYGARCTPDPFLFASDDGVFRLAYHGRLDDATSPDDEPTDREMAGHVETLLSGGEITAEEKPSRGCSIKWREGNEPDYWNA
- a CDS encoding MFS transporter, which encodes MASTSQSRLVVGLVGGSHVVNHAYFMLLPPVFGPLQAELGLTDPQLGVALGLVGVVVTALQLPLGSVSDSRGRTPVLALSLFVGAAGAALTATAGSYAQLLLASVVVGVGIAGHHPAHYPLIGAATTPATRGRAYSVHGFTGAVGFAVPPAAVAAASALGLDWRLAIGAIAAVGAVYAVVAVGLLAARVDDEITGPTATDGPSGESLLVRARRELRELVSAPPIVALTVLWFVSSMAGWGIKQYTASLLTGGYPLGEATANAAVSAMLVTGAVLIFGGGWATDRYSPGPVLLGGYVALVAVAGLLALGTLPVLAALALVLVLSATVDASRPARAALADAFSPEGAAGKNFGLLTIGISGVEPSRRRSWEQSSNAPASRPPSGSSPASARLRRS
- a CDS encoding BtpA/SgcQ family protein codes for the protein MDTEELFGTATPLVGMVHLPALPGAPDDGGSRADIRERAVADARALERGGADALIVENYGDTPFYTDEVPAHVVADVTAATQSVTRAVDLPVGVNVLRNDATAALSVAAATGSRFVRVNVHTGARVTDQGVIEGAAAETMRLRERIDADAAVLADVAVKHSAPLGEQSLAQQVADTVERGHADGLVVSGPGTGEATDESTLAAVVEARDAVDPSVPVFVGSGVTAETAPDLLALADGAVVGTALKTDGVTTNPVDEHRVERVAAAFG
- the dhaL gene encoding dihydroxyacetone kinase subunit DhaL; this encodes MADEATERAAVLDAIERIATRIERERSALTELDSAIGDADHGGNMARGWRAAADAVADLDDPDPATMVKTAGKTLLSEVGGASGPLYGGSLVFASTALDDGITAETAVAFAETYLEKVQDRGDASVGDKTMVDALVPAVHTFKKSIEVDDLPPAEALAKAVDAAERGVEFTVPIRAAKGRASYLGWRSVGHQDPGATSTLFIMEELLAAAQAELDTEIEAVDATSPTVPEEEAAED